A genomic region of Mycobacterium senriense contains the following coding sequences:
- the cobC gene encoding Rv2231c family pyridoxal phosphate-dependent protein CobC encodes MASLNLSPPAARYHGDQAVAPGMLDFAVNVRHGQPPEWLLRRLAERLPDLARYPSLEDVQRAQDAVAERHGRSRDEVLPLAGVAEAFALLGNLRPRRAAIIAPAFTEPAVALAAAGVPVHHVVLEPPFGLAGAAVPDDADLVVVGNPTNPTAVLHTREQLLGLRRSGRILVVDEAFADSIPGEPQSLAGDALPDVLVLRSLTKTWALAGLRVGYALGSPEVLARLTAQRAHWPVGTLQLTAIADCCGRQAVAEAAAGAARLARLRAEMVTGLASVGAEVVDGRAPFVLFRTPDAVHIRKTLHDRGIAIRRCDTFVGLDERYLRAAVRPQWPQLVQAISEAVTPESIGGQR; translated from the coding sequence ATGGCGAGTCTGAACCTGAGCCCGCCTGCGGCGCGCTACCACGGTGATCAGGCCGTCGCGCCCGGGATGCTGGATTTCGCCGTCAACGTCCGGCACGGCCAACCGCCGGAGTGGCTGCTGCGACGGCTGGCCGAGCGGCTGCCCGATCTGGCGCGCTACCCGAGCCTCGAGGACGTTCAGCGGGCGCAGGACGCGGTGGCCGAGCGGCACGGCCGGAGCCGCGACGAGGTGCTACCGCTGGCCGGGGTGGCCGAGGCGTTCGCCCTGCTGGGCAACCTGCGTCCGCGGCGGGCGGCGATCATCGCGCCGGCGTTCACCGAGCCGGCCGTCGCGCTGGCCGCGGCCGGGGTGCCGGTGCACCACGTCGTGCTGGAGCCCCCGTTCGGCCTGGCCGGTGCGGCCGTCCCCGACGACGCCGACCTCGTCGTGGTGGGTAACCCCACCAACCCCACCGCGGTGCTCCACACCCGCGAACAACTGCTGGGGTTGCGCCGGTCCGGACGGATCCTGGTGGTCGACGAGGCGTTCGCCGACTCGATCCCCGGTGAGCCGCAATCGCTGGCCGGTGATGCGCTGCCCGACGTGCTGGTGTTGCGCAGCCTGACCAAGACGTGGGCGCTGGCCGGGTTGCGGGTGGGCTACGCGCTGGGTTCCCCGGAGGTGCTGGCGCGGCTGACCGCGCAGCGGGCGCACTGGCCGGTGGGGACGTTGCAACTGACGGCCATCGCGGATTGCTGCGGCCGGCAGGCCGTCGCCGAAGCGGCGGCCGGGGCGGCGCGATTGGCCCGGCTGCGCGCCGAAATGGTGACCGGCCTGGCATCGGTGGGCGCCGAGGTGGTCGACGGCCGGGCTCCGTTCGTGCTATTCCGCACACCCGACGCGGTCCACATCCGAAAGACTCTGCATGACAGGGGAATTGCCATCCGCCGCTGTGATACGTTCGTCGGCTTGGACGAGCGCTATCTGCGGGCCGCGGTGCGCCCCCAGTGGCCGCAGTTGGTGCAGGCGATTTCGGAGGCGGTCACGCCGGAGAGCATCGGGGGGCAGCGGTGA
- a CDS encoding Nif3-like dinuclear metal center hexameric protein produces the protein MSVKLADVIAVLDEAYPPRLAESWDSVGLVCGDPDDELESVTVAVDATPAVVEEVPRASLLLAHHPLLLRGVDTVAASTPKGALVHRLIQSGRSLFTAHTNADSARPGVSDALAEVLGLRVEAVLEPASDAPDIDKWVVYVPAENAEAVQAAVFAAGAGHIGDYSHCSWTVSGVGQFLPHEGAAPAVGSVGKVERVAEDRFEVVAPARSRAAVLAAMRSAHPYEEPAFDIFAMVPPPGDAGLGRVGTLARPEPLRSFVSRVGAALPRTSWGVRAAGDSDMPVSRVAVCGGAGDSLLAAAAGAGVQAYVTADLRHHPADEHTRASDVALIDVAHWASEFPWCEQAAGVLRSRFGAELPVRVSSIRTDPWNVERVGNESGGDGS, from the coding sequence GTGAGCGTGAAGCTGGCCGACGTCATCGCGGTGCTCGACGAGGCCTACCCGCCGCGGCTCGCCGAATCCTGGGATTCGGTGGGCCTGGTGTGCGGCGACCCCGACGACGAGCTCGAGTCGGTGACCGTCGCCGTCGACGCGACGCCGGCGGTCGTCGAGGAGGTTCCCCGGGCGAGCCTGCTGCTGGCCCATCACCCCCTGCTGTTGCGCGGGGTGGACACCGTGGCGGCCAGCACCCCCAAGGGCGCGCTGGTGCACCGGTTGATCCAGAGCGGGCGCTCGCTGTTCACCGCGCACACCAACGCCGACTCGGCCCGCCCGGGTGTCTCCGATGCGCTGGCCGAAGTGCTGGGCCTGCGCGTCGAAGCCGTGCTCGAACCGGCATCGGACGCGCCCGACATCGACAAGTGGGTCGTCTACGTGCCCGCCGAGAACGCCGAAGCGGTGCAGGCGGCGGTGTTTGCGGCCGGGGCCGGCCATATCGGGGACTATTCGCACTGCAGCTGGACCGTCAGCGGCGTCGGGCAGTTCCTGCCGCACGAAGGCGCCGCGCCTGCGGTGGGCAGCGTCGGGAAGGTCGAGCGGGTGGCCGAAGACCGGTTCGAGGTCGTTGCGCCCGCGCGTTCCCGGGCCGCGGTGCTGGCGGCGATGCGCTCCGCCCATCCCTACGAGGAACCCGCGTTCGACATCTTCGCGATGGTGCCCCCGCCCGGCGACGCCGGATTGGGCCGCGTCGGGACCCTGGCACGCCCGGAACCGTTGCGCAGCTTCGTCTCCCGCGTCGGCGCGGCGTTGCCGCGCACGTCCTGGGGAGTGCGGGCGGCGGGCGACTCCGACATGCCGGTGTCGCGGGTCGCCGTGTGCGGCGGCGCCGGGGATTCGCTGCTGGCCGCCGCGGCCGGTGCCGGCGTGCAGGCCTACGTCACGGCCGACCTGCGCCACCACCCGGCCGACGAACATACCCGCGCCTCCGATGTGGCTCTGATCGATGTGGCACATTGGGCAAGTGAATTCCCTTGGTGTGAACAGGCCGCCGGCGTACTGCGGTCGCGTTTCGGTGCGGAGCTCCCGGTGCGGGTGAGCTCGATACGCACCGACCCTTGGAATGTCGAGCGGGTTGGCAACGAGTCCGGGGGTGACGGGTCATGA
- a CDS encoding zinc ribbon domain-containing protein produces MKAEVPQQRSLLELSKLDAELSRITHRATHLPEQEACERLQVEFEAAGDRLATVRIALEDIDAQVARLEAEIDAVRQREDRDRSLLQSGATDAKQLSDLQHELETLQRRQTSLEDSLLEVMERREELQSQLDGEQQTLTSLEAEMAAARAALDAAVAEISEARELQSSRRDSLSAALDPALSALYERQRAGGGAGAAQLLGRRCGACRLEIDRGELSRISAAAEDDVVRCPECGAILLRVKGFDQ; encoded by the coding sequence ATGAAAGCCGAAGTGCCACAGCAGCGTTCATTGCTCGAGTTGTCGAAATTGGACGCCGAGCTGTCCCGCATCACGCACCGGGCCACCCACTTGCCCGAGCAAGAGGCGTGCGAGCGGCTGCAGGTGGAATTCGAGGCCGCCGGTGACCGGCTGGCCACGGTGCGCATCGCGTTGGAGGATATCGACGCTCAGGTCGCGCGGCTCGAGGCGGAGATCGACGCGGTGCGCCAGCGCGAGGACCGCGACCGCTCGCTGCTGCAGTCGGGCGCGACCGACGCCAAGCAACTGTCGGATCTCCAGCACGAGCTGGAGACCCTGCAGCGTCGTCAGACCAGCCTGGAGGACTCCCTGCTCGAGGTGATGGAGCGTCGCGAGGAGCTGCAATCGCAGCTGGACGGCGAGCAGCAGACACTCACGTCGTTGGAGGCCGAGATGGCCGCAGCGCGTGCGGCACTCGATGCCGCGGTGGCCGAGATCAGCGAGGCCCGCGAGCTGCAGTCCTCGCGGCGTGACTCGCTGAGCGCAGCACTCGACCCGGCACTGTCCGCCCTCTACGAACGGCAGCGTGCCGGGGGAGGCGCGGGTGCCGCGCAGCTGCTGGGACGTCGGTGTGGGGCATGCCGACTCGAGATCGACCGCGGCGAGCTGTCCCGCATCTCGGCGGCCGCCGAGGACGATGTGGTGCGCTGCCCGGAATGCGGCGCGATTCTGTTGCGGGTCAAGGGGTTCGATCAGTGA
- a CDS encoding bifunctional RNase H/acid phosphatase produces the protein MKVVIEADGGSRGNPGPAGYGAVVWTEDRATVLAEAKQAIGRATNNVAEYRGLIAGLDDALNLGATEAAVYLDSKLLVEQMSGRWKVKHPDLIELHTEARKRARRFERISYSWIPRERNTHADRLANEAMDAAAEATGVTEKPEPAQQSARVETPETAPSPSPSPSPSAPGWTGARGTPTRLLLLRHGQTELSVDRRYSGRGNPALTEVGRRQADAAARYLAQRGGISAVFASPLQRAYDTAAAAAKALGLDVTIDDDLIETDFGAWEGLTFAEAAERDPELHGRWLRDTSTAPPGGESFDSVADRVSGVRDRIVTAHQGTTVLLVSHVTPIKMLLREALDAGPGILYRLHLDLASLSIAEFYSDGASSVRLVNQTAYL, from the coding sequence GTGAAGGTCGTCATCGAGGCCGACGGCGGATCGCGCGGAAACCCCGGCCCGGCCGGATACGGCGCGGTGGTGTGGACCGAGGACCGCGCGACCGTGCTGGCGGAGGCCAAGCAGGCCATCGGCCGGGCAACCAACAACGTTGCCGAATACCGGGGCCTGATAGCCGGTTTGGACGACGCGCTGAACCTGGGCGCCACCGAGGCGGCGGTTTACCTGGATTCCAAGCTGCTGGTGGAGCAGATGTCCGGGCGGTGGAAGGTCAAGCACCCCGACCTGATCGAACTGCACACCGAAGCCCGAAAGCGGGCACGACGCTTCGAGCGCATCAGCTACTCGTGGATTCCGCGGGAACGCAACACCCACGCCGATCGGTTGGCCAATGAGGCGATGGACGCCGCGGCCGAGGCCACCGGCGTGACCGAAAAGCCCGAACCAGCCCAACAATCCGCCCGGGTGGAAACGCCCGAGACTGCGCCGTCCCCGTCCCCGTCCCCGTCCCCGTCGGCGCCCGGCTGGACCGGCGCACGCGGCACCCCGACCCGGCTGTTGTTGCTGCGTCACGGCCAGACCGAGCTGTCGGTGGACCGCCGCTATTCGGGTCGCGGCAACCCGGCGCTCACCGAGGTAGGGCGGCGGCAGGCCGACGCTGCGGCGCGGTATCTGGCGCAGCGCGGCGGCATTTCGGCGGTCTTCGCCTCCCCGCTGCAACGGGCCTATGACACCGCGGCGGCCGCCGCCAAGGCGCTGGGCCTGGACGTCACCATCGACGACGACCTGATCGAGACCGACTTCGGGGCCTGGGAGGGGCTGACGTTCGCCGAGGCCGCCGAGCGCGATCCCGAACTGCACGGCCGCTGGCTGCGTGACACCAGCACCGCACCGCCGGGCGGGGAGAGCTTCGACTCGGTGGCCGATCGGGTGTCGGGGGTTCGCGACCGGATCGTCACCGCACACCAGGGCACCACGGTGCTGTTGGTGTCGCACGTGACACCCATCAAGATGCTGCTGCGCGAGGCGCTGGACGCCGGACCCGGCATCCTGTACCGCCTGCACCTCGACCTGGCGTCGCTGAGCATCGCCGAGTTCTATTCCGACGGAGCGTCTTCGGTGCGGTTGGTCAATCAGACGGCGTATCTGTAA
- a CDS encoding aconitate hydratase, with protein sequence MAMNVAHKLISSHLESGEMSPGEEIAIHIDQTLTQDATGTLVMQELEALGLDRARTEVSVQYVDHNLLQGDEKNAEDHEYLRTAAQRFGLWFSKPGNGVSHPTHMQRFGIPGKTMVGSDSHTPAAGSLGMLAIGVGGLEVALAITGRPLHIRMPEVWGVRLDGELPQWCSAKDVILEMLRRHDVKGGVNRIIEYHGPGVATLTAMDRHVIANMGAELGATTTVFPSDEAVREFLRAEGREDDWTELLADDDAGYDVEDTIDLSQIEPLIAKPSSPGNVVPVREVAGEEIAQAVIGSSANPGLRDFAIAAAIVAGRQTVPQVSFDINPTSREILADLTKMGATLDLVMAGARIHQAGCMGCIGMGQAPAVGRNSLRTMPRNFPGRSGTKEDAVWLCSPETAAASALMGVITDPRDWAEQEQMEYPKLDLPERNSVNTAMLVAPPDAEEAQRIEPVKGPNISSLPELSPLPDEVEAPVLLKVGDNISTDEISPAGVQALPLRSNIPKLAMFSFTRVDDSYPERAQQAGDGGHIIVAGDNYGQGSSREHAAIAPRYLGLRVVIAKSFARIHWQNLANYGILALEFENPDDYDSIDQDDTLRIQNLHTIDEEDVLQVDNVSKESSFAVRHRLSPRQVKDVLAGGLIPRLNQEQK encoded by the coding sequence ATGGCCATGAACGTCGCTCACAAGCTGATCAGTTCGCATCTGGAGTCCGGGGAGATGTCCCCGGGAGAAGAGATCGCCATCCACATCGATCAGACGCTGACCCAGGATGCGACCGGCACGCTGGTGATGCAGGAACTCGAGGCGCTCGGGCTCGATCGCGCCCGCACCGAGGTGAGCGTGCAGTACGTCGACCACAACCTGCTGCAGGGCGACGAAAAGAACGCCGAGGATCATGAGTATCTGCGCACCGCGGCGCAACGCTTCGGCCTGTGGTTCTCCAAACCGGGCAACGGTGTCTCGCACCCGACCCACATGCAGCGCTTCGGCATCCCCGGCAAGACGATGGTGGGCTCCGACTCCCACACTCCGGCAGCCGGATCGCTGGGCATGCTCGCGATCGGCGTCGGTGGTCTGGAGGTGGCGCTGGCGATAACCGGGCGGCCACTGCACATCCGTATGCCCGAGGTATGGGGGGTGCGACTCGATGGTGAGCTGCCCCAGTGGTGTTCGGCCAAAGACGTGATCCTGGAGATGTTGCGGCGCCACGACGTCAAGGGCGGGGTGAACCGGATCATCGAGTATCACGGTCCCGGCGTGGCGACGCTGACGGCGATGGACCGCCACGTGATCGCCAACATGGGAGCCGAACTCGGCGCCACGACGACGGTGTTTCCCAGCGACGAGGCCGTGCGCGAATTCCTGCGCGCCGAGGGACGCGAGGACGACTGGACGGAGTTGCTGGCCGACGACGACGCGGGCTACGACGTCGAGGACACCATCGACTTGTCGCAGATCGAGCCGCTGATCGCCAAGCCGTCGTCGCCGGGCAACGTGGTACCGGTTCGCGAGGTGGCCGGCGAGGAGATCGCCCAGGCGGTGATCGGTTCCAGCGCCAACCCCGGGCTGCGCGATTTCGCGATCGCGGCCGCAATAGTGGCCGGACGCCAGACGGTCCCGCAGGTCAGCTTCGACATCAACCCGACATCGCGGGAAATCCTGGCCGATCTCACCAAGATGGGTGCGACGTTGGATCTGGTGATGGCCGGCGCGCGCATCCACCAGGCGGGCTGCATGGGGTGCATCGGCATGGGCCAGGCCCCCGCCGTCGGTCGCAACTCGCTGCGCACTATGCCACGCAACTTCCCCGGCCGGTCCGGTACCAAGGAGGATGCGGTGTGGCTGTGCTCGCCCGAGACCGCCGCGGCATCGGCGCTGATGGGCGTGATCACCGATCCGCGGGATTGGGCCGAACAGGAGCAGATGGAATATCCGAAACTCGATCTGCCCGAGCGTAACTCGGTCAACACCGCAATGCTGGTGGCTCCGCCGGACGCCGAGGAGGCACAACGTATCGAACCCGTGAAGGGGCCCAACATCTCCAGCCTGCCCGAATTGTCGCCGCTGCCAGACGAAGTCGAGGCGCCGGTGCTGCTCAAGGTCGGCGACAACATCTCCACCGACGAAATCTCACCGGCCGGCGTACAGGCCCTGCCGCTTCGGTCCAACATCCCGAAGCTCGCGATGTTCAGCTTCACCCGGGTCGACGACTCCTACCCCGAGCGGGCTCAACAGGCCGGCGACGGCGGGCACATCATTGTGGCCGGAGATAACTACGGCCAGGGCTCCTCGCGTGAGCACGCCGCGATCGCACCGCGCTACCTCGGATTGCGCGTCGTCATCGCCAAGTCCTTCGCACGCATCCACTGGCAAAACCTGGCCAACTATGGGATTTTGGCGCTCGAGTTCGAAAATCCCGACGACTACGACTCGATCGACCAAGACGACACCCTGCGCATCCAGAATCTGCACACGATCGACGAAGAGGACGTTCTGCAGGTCGACAACGTCAGCAAGGAATCGTCATTCGCGGTGCGGCATCGACTTTCGCCACGGCAAGTCAAGGATGTGTTGGCCGGCGGCTTGATTCCACGACTCAACCAAGAGCAGAAGTGA
- a CDS encoding helix-turn-helix domain-containing protein: MEAKTTPDIDLLVRRRLRELRVQRGLTLQEVGERAGIDVSTLSRLESGKRRLALDHLPRLARALSVSTDELLQTPPTPDPRVRGAAHTHHGVTYWPLTRQGPAGGLHAFKVRVSARRRTPPADLPVHEGQDWMYVLSGRMRLILGERDFTIDPGQAVEFSTWTPHWFGVVDGPVEAIVIFGAHGERLHLHS; encoded by the coding sequence ATGGAGGCAAAAACCACCCCGGACATCGACCTCCTGGTACGCCGGCGGCTGCGCGAACTGCGGGTGCAACGAGGCTTGACGCTGCAGGAGGTCGGCGAGCGCGCCGGCATCGATGTCTCGACGCTCAGCCGCCTCGAGTCCGGGAAACGCCGGCTGGCACTGGATCATCTGCCCCGGCTGGCCCGGGCCTTGTCGGTCAGCACCGACGAGCTCCTGCAGACGCCGCCCACTCCGGACCCGCGGGTGCGCGGCGCCGCGCATACCCACCACGGCGTCACCTATTGGCCGCTGACCCGCCAGGGCCCTGCCGGCGGCCTGCACGCGTTCAAGGTCCGGGTCAGCGCGCGTCGCCGCACCCCGCCGGCCGATCTGCCGGTGCACGAGGGCCAGGACTGGATGTATGTGCTTTCCGGCCGGATGCGGCTCATCCTGGGCGAGCGCGACTTCACCATCGACCCTGGGCAAGCCGTCGAGTTCTCGACGTGGACGCCGCACTGGTTCGGCGTGGTGGACGGGCCGGTGGAGGCCATCGTGATCTTCGGAGCGCACGGCGAACGGCTCCACCTGCATAGTTGA
- a CDS encoding class I SAM-dependent methyltransferase, producing MDNSCKPDDAQRFWEERYRSVERAWSGRVNPRLAELAAGLPAGRALDLGCGEGADALWLAERGWQVVAVDISATALQRATEAAAARNLLAHIDFQRHDLNESFPEGSFDLVSAQYLHSPARLERDGVLRRAAERVDRGGVLLIVDHGAPPPWAEHHRDHHFAGIEEVLGSLGLEAPGWTRLRTEAVDREMVGPNGEVGTMADNIMVLRRTG from the coding sequence GTGGACAATTCATGCAAACCTGATGACGCCCAGCGGTTCTGGGAGGAGCGCTACCGCTCGGTGGAGCGAGCGTGGAGTGGACGGGTCAATCCCCGCCTGGCCGAGCTGGCCGCCGGCCTGCCGGCGGGCCGGGCGCTCGACCTCGGCTGCGGTGAGGGGGCCGACGCGCTGTGGCTGGCCGAGCGCGGCTGGCAGGTGGTGGCCGTCGATATCTCGGCCACCGCGCTGCAGCGCGCCACCGAGGCCGCGGCGGCACGGAACTTGCTCGCACACATCGACTTTCAGCGACACGATCTCAACGAGAGTTTCCCCGAAGGGAGTTTCGACCTGGTGTCCGCGCAATATCTGCACTCGCCCGCGCGACTGGAACGCGACGGGGTGCTGCGGCGGGCGGCCGAGCGGGTGGATCGTGGTGGGGTGCTGTTGATCGTCGACCACGGGGCGCCCCCGCCGTGGGCCGAGCATCATCGCGATCACCACTTCGCCGGTATCGAGGAGGTCCTCGGGTCGCTGGGCCTGGAGGCACCGGGGTGGACGCGGCTGCGGACCGAGGCCGTCGACCGCGAAATGGTCGGCCCGAACGGGGAAGTCGGAACGATGGCCGACAACATCATGGTGTTGCGGCGAACGGGATAG
- a CDS encoding 2OG-Fe(II) oxygenase: protein MDRWKKRVDTGDWDAIATAVDQYGGAPLPRLVTSGEAARLRKLYADDDLFRSTIDMAPKRYGAGQYRYFHAPYPEPIEELKQALYPRLLPIARDWWGKLGRDAPWPERLDDWLAACHAAGQSRSTALMLKYGAGDWNALHRDLYGDLVFPLQVVINLSNPETDYTGGEFLLVEQRLRAQSRGMATQLPQGHGYVFTTRERPVPSARGWSAAPVRHGVSVVRSGERYAMGLIFHDAA, encoded by the coding sequence ATGGACCGATGGAAAAAGCGTGTCGACACCGGCGATTGGGATGCCATCGCCACCGCGGTCGACCAGTACGGCGGCGCGCCGCTGCCGCGGCTGGTCACGTCCGGTGAAGCGGCCCGGCTGCGCAAGCTCTACGCCGACGACGACCTGTTCCGGTCGACCATCGACATGGCGCCCAAACGCTATGGCGCCGGGCAATACCGCTATTTCCATGCGCCCTATCCCGAACCGATCGAAGAGCTCAAGCAGGCCCTCTATCCCCGGCTGCTGCCGATAGCGCGCGACTGGTGGGGCAAGCTCGGCCGGGACGCACCCTGGCCGGAGCGCCTCGACGATTGGCTGGCGGCCTGTCACGCCGCCGGTCAGAGCAGGTCGACCGCCCTGATGCTGAAATACGGTGCGGGCGACTGGAATGCGTTGCACCGGGATCTGTATGGTGACTTGGTTTTCCCCCTCCAGGTCGTCATCAACCTGAGCAACCCCGAGACCGATTACACCGGCGGCGAATTCCTGCTCGTCGAACAACGGCTGCGGGCCCAATCCCGCGGCATGGCAACGCAGCTGCCGCAGGGACACGGATATGTCTTCACCACGCGGGAGCGGCCGGTGCCCTCGGCCCGGGGGTGGTCCGCGGCTCCGGTGCGCCACGGCGTCTCGGTCGTTCGCTCCGGCGAGCGCTACGCGATGGGGCTGATCTTTCACGACGCGGCATAG
- a CDS encoding CYTH and CHAD domain-containing protein has protein sequence MPARAPQPSRHLEVERKFDVVESTVSPSFEGIAAVAHVEKSPIQTLDATYFDTPIHDLARNKITLRRRTGGSDAGWHLKLPSGPDARTEVRLPLDATDGNDSVPNELTDVVLAIVRDRPLQPVARITTRRESQVLYDAAGTALAEFSNDHVTAWSTRGSDDTDAPTEQEWREWELELLEASGLSNGTGGVELLNRLSNRLLDAGAAPAGHGSKLARVLGTPPNGAATPEDPLQRAIAEQVRELVVWDRAVRADAYDAIHQMRVTTRKLRSLLRDYQESFGLPEEGWVLDELRELAGILGVARDAEVLAERYERALDGLAPELVRGPVRERLVGGAQRRYQTGLRRSLIAMRSQRYFRLLDSLDLIAAETPGAATAEEQPPVTIEAAYKKVRKAQNAAALIDREHPDDQHQRDEAIHRIRKRAKRLRYTASATGAAKVSEKAKAVQSLLGDHQDSVVSREHLRQEAEIAHAAGEDTFTYGLLYQREADLADRCRDELDDTLRDLAKAVRKAGH, from the coding sequence ATGCCTGCAAGAGCGCCGCAACCCTCGCGTCATCTCGAGGTCGAGCGCAAGTTCGACGTAGTCGAATCCACCGTGTCACCCTCCTTCGAGGGGATCGCCGCGGTCGCCCACGTCGAGAAGTCACCGATACAAACTCTGGATGCGACGTACTTCGATACGCCAATACACGATTTGGCGCGCAACAAGATCACCCTGCGCCGCCGCACCGGTGGCTCCGACGCGGGATGGCACCTGAAGCTGCCGTCCGGTCCCGACGCCCGCACCGAGGTCCGGCTACCGCTGGACGCAACGGACGGAAACGACTCCGTGCCCAACGAGTTGACGGACGTGGTGCTGGCGATCGTCCGCGACCGCCCGCTGCAGCCCGTCGCGCGCATTACCACCCGGCGCGAAAGCCAGGTGCTGTACGACGCCGCGGGCACCGCGCTGGCCGAGTTCAGCAACGACCATGTCACCGCGTGGTCGACGCGGGGATCCGACGACACCGACGCGCCGACCGAACAGGAGTGGCGCGAGTGGGAATTGGAGCTCCTCGAAGCGAGCGGGCTCTCCAACGGGACGGGCGGCGTCGAGCTGCTGAACCGGTTGAGCAACCGGCTGCTGGACGCCGGGGCCGCGCCGGCGGGTCACGGCTCCAAGCTGGCGCGGGTGCTCGGCACGCCGCCCAACGGCGCCGCGACGCCCGAGGATCCGCTGCAGCGCGCGATCGCCGAGCAGGTCCGCGAGCTGGTGGTGTGGGATCGCGCGGTACGCGCCGACGCCTACGACGCCATCCACCAGATGCGGGTGACCACCCGCAAGCTGCGCAGCCTGCTGCGGGACTACCAGGAGTCGTTCGGGCTGCCCGAGGAGGGGTGGGTCCTGGACGAGTTGCGTGAGCTCGCCGGAATTCTGGGCGTTGCGCGCGACGCCGAGGTGCTCGCCGAACGATACGAGCGCGCCTTGGACGGGCTCGCACCGGAGTTGGTGCGCGGACCGGTGCGCGAACGTCTGGTCGGCGGCGCCCAGCGGCGCTACCAGACCGGGCTGCGCCGGTCATTGATCGCCATGCGCTCGCAGCGGTACTTTCGCCTGCTGGACTCCCTCGACCTGATAGCGGCCGAAACTCCGGGCGCCGCCACGGCCGAGGAACAGCCGCCGGTAACCATCGAGGCCGCTTACAAGAAGGTCCGCAAGGCCCAGAATGCCGCCGCGCTAATCGACCGCGAGCACCCGGACGACCAACACCAACGCGACGAGGCGATCCACCGGATCCGCAAGCGCGCCAAGCGACTTCGCTACACCGCCTCCGCTACCGGCGCCGCGAAGGTGTCCGAAAAGGCCAAGGCGGTCCAGTCGCTGCTCGGTGACCATCAAGACAGCGTCGTAAGCCGCGAGCATCTGCGTCAGGAGGCCGAGATCGCGCACGCCGCCGGCGAGGACACCTTCACCTACGGGCTGTTGTATCAGCGGGAGGCCGACCTGGCCGACCGCTGCCGCGACGAACTCGACGACACCCTGCGGGACCTCGCCAAGGCGGTCCGCAAAGCGGGGCATTAG
- a CDS encoding heme-binding protein: protein MWSFVRPAARVVAGAMAAGAVSVAMLSATAGSAAADWPMDDPEPAPSSQPNCTAADLAQVSSGVAAATSAYLFTHPDVNAYFTSLKGQPRDDMRGQLKQYMDANPQTHADLEGIRQPLTDFQNRCR from the coding sequence ATGTGGTCTTTTGTTCGCCCGGCGGCCCGAGTTGTTGCCGGCGCAATGGCGGCCGGCGCGGTCAGCGTGGCAATGCTTTCCGCGACGGCGGGTTCGGCCGCCGCGGACTGGCCGATGGACGATCCGGAACCGGCGCCCTCGTCGCAACCGAATTGCACGGCGGCCGACCTTGCCCAGGTTTCGTCGGGCGTGGCCGCGGCGACGTCGGCGTATTTGTTCACCCACCCCGACGTCAACGCGTACTTCACCAGCCTGAAGGGGCAGCCGCGCGACGACATGCGTGGGCAGTTGAAGCAGTACATGGACGCCAACCCGCAGACCCATGCCGACCTCGAGGGCATTCGCCAGCCGTTGACCGACTTCCAGAATCGGTGCCGCTGA